A part of Marinobacter psychrophilus genomic DNA contains:
- a CDS encoding NAD-dependent epimerase/dehydratase family protein encodes MAIAEGLKKQRILLAGCGNLGGAIATLLLQSGAEVFGLRRRTDQLPQGVTPITADLTLPETLSDKLPPQLDQVIYCLTPSDYTEQGYHAAYVKGLENLLWELQGQTPNRLFFISSTGVYGQNDDGWVDERSPTQPSGFSGQQVLLGEQTALASSMAATVVRFSGIYGPSRQSFLQAVIDGRLNPPAHSNYSNRIHEQDAVRAMVYLSTMAASGETLQACYLASDCEPIRLDQVVRWVRQHTDCAEPAEGARDGSRVGSKLCSNRRLLKTGFEFRYPDFRAGYRELIGQRKGA; translated from the coding sequence ATGGCAATCGCTGAAGGCCTGAAAAAACAACGAATTTTGCTGGCAGGGTGCGGCAATCTGGGGGGTGCCATTGCCACCCTGCTGCTGCAATCCGGGGCTGAGGTGTTTGGTCTGCGCCGCAGAACGGATCAACTACCCCAAGGTGTTACGCCGATAACCGCAGATTTGACCCTACCGGAAACCCTGAGTGACAAGCTCCCGCCACAGCTAGATCAGGTTATTTATTGCCTGACACCGTCGGATTATACCGAGCAGGGCTACCACGCAGCCTATGTAAAAGGCCTAGAAAATCTGCTATGGGAATTACAGGGCCAGACACCAAACCGACTGTTCTTTATAAGCAGCACCGGGGTTTATGGGCAAAACGATGACGGTTGGGTGGATGAGAGAAGCCCTACGCAGCCGAGCGGGTTCAGCGGCCAGCAGGTATTGCTGGGAGAGCAGACCGCGCTGGCCAGCAGCATGGCCGCCACAGTGGTCCGGTTCAGTGGCATTTATGGCCCGTCGCGCCAGAGTTTTTTGCAAGCAGTGATTGATGGGCGGCTGAATCCACCGGCCCACTCTAATTACAGCAACCGCATTCACGAGCAAGATGCTGTTCGGGCTATGGTGTATTTAAGCACCATGGCGGCGTCTGGTGAAACCCTGCAGGCCTGCTATCTGGCCAGCGACTGCGAGCCGATACGGCTGGATCAAGTGGTGCGATGGGTTCGCCAGCATACCGATTGCGCAGAACCGGCAGAGGGCGCTCGCGATGGCAGCCGGGTGGGCAGCAAACTGTGCAGTAACCGGCGTCTGTTGAAAACCGGATTTGAATTCCGGTATCCGGACTTCCGCGCCGGATACCGTGAACTGATCGGTCAGCGCAAGGGCGCTTAG
- a CDS encoding DUF2489 domain-containing protein: protein MESWQEWLLIAFGLGAIVLLALFIYRQRDALSADQRRSEKAGEFARKRRESMIQSIRILAQAVEAGQVESSEACLRIKGLLDHVEPTLLQKSPFAVFQQVHDKLQHMPTHQARLETEPKFVSKMDKERYAIEQGHADEIRLAATAIRAYVFSEGVS from the coding sequence ATGGAAAGCTGGCAAGAATGGCTGTTAATTGCGTTTGGTTTGGGCGCCATTGTCCTTCTGGCACTGTTTATATACCGCCAACGCGATGCATTAAGCGCTGATCAGCGACGTAGCGAAAAAGCGGGCGAGTTTGCGCGCAAGCGGCGGGAATCGATGATTCAAAGTATTCGTATCTTGGCACAGGCGGTAGAGGCGGGTCAGGTTGAGTCTTCTGAGGCCTGTTTGCGGATCAAAGGCTTGCTGGATCACGTGGAGCCGACGCTGCTACAAAAATCGCCGTTTGCCGTTTTTCAGCAGGTGCACGACAAACTACAACACATGCCCACCCATCAGGCCCGGCTAGAAACTGAGCCGAAGTTTGTCAGTAAGATGGACAAGGAACGCTATGCCATTGAACAGGGTCACGCCGACGAAATTCGCCTCGCAGCCACTGCCATTCGGGCATATGTTTTTAGCGAGGGTGTGAGCTAG
- a CDS encoding RelA/SpoT family protein, translating into MLTRELSSYLDTNRINQVRRAYYFAEQAHEGQMRKSGDRYISHPLAVARILAEMRLDHQSLMAAMLHDVIEDTGIPKDALADQFGEDVAELVDGVSKLTQIEFRTRAEAQAENFQKMTLAMARDIRVILVKLADRLHNMRTLGPMPYEKRKRIATETLDIYAPIANRLGMHSISTELEDLGFSTMYPMRSKFISKAVTKLRGSHREIIDEIRGRLHEKLEERGMPGRILGREKHLNSIYNKMKFKQKSFREIMDVYAFRIITDNEDDCYRILGAVHSLYKPMPGRFKDYIAMPKVNGYQSLHTTLFGMHVNIEVQIRTEEMENIANNGIAAHWLYKNEPSNGTSVNQARVDRWVKGLMEMRERADDSLEFIESVKEDLFPDEIYVFTPRGKIMELPGGATPVDFAYAIHTDIGNATVACRINRNLGSLSQPLQSGQTVEIITAPGARPNSAWLNFVVTGKARGSIRHVVKSDKHAESLELGHTLLKRSLKGFNTRLGDITEAQKQRVVAHNQVNSFEDLISEIGLGNRMAFLVARQLVVGAPEAEGDAPAASAIEESGRQGPVTICGSDGLLLKFASCCKPIPGDPIVGIMDSGNGMLIHSDTCSHLPDDEQGRAMLTDLKWAKDITDQFSVELRVEMERQRGIIAEMANAVAMADGNIERINVEDQNARFGVVSLVVHVTGRHHLARVMRRVRNIRAVTHISRVRY; encoded by the coding sequence ATGTTAACCAGAGAGCTGAGCAGCTATCTGGACACCAATCGCATCAATCAGGTGCGCAGAGCGTATTATTTTGCGGAACAGGCCCATGAAGGGCAAATGCGCAAGAGTGGTGACCGTTATATAAGCCATCCCTTGGCCGTCGCCCGCATTCTTGCTGAAATGCGGTTGGATCACCAAAGCCTGATGGCCGCAATGCTGCACGATGTGATTGAAGATACCGGCATACCCAAAGATGCGCTCGCTGACCAGTTCGGTGAGGATGTTGCTGAGCTGGTGGATGGTGTCAGTAAACTGACGCAGATTGAATTTCGCACCCGCGCCGAAGCCCAGGCCGAAAATTTCCAGAAAATGACGCTGGCCATGGCCCGCGACATTCGCGTGATTTTGGTAAAGCTGGCGGACCGCCTGCACAACATGCGCACCTTGGGCCCCATGCCCTATGAAAAGCGCAAACGCATCGCGACTGAAACATTGGACATTTACGCACCCATCGCCAATCGCTTGGGCATGCATAGCATTTCGACGGAGCTGGAAGACCTCGGGTTCTCGACGATGTATCCCATGCGTTCGAAGTTCATTTCCAAAGCAGTGACCAAGCTGCGCGGCAGCCATCGGGAAATCATTGATGAAATTCGTGGCCGCCTGCACGAAAAGCTGGAAGAGCGGGGCATGCCCGGCCGGATTTTAGGGCGCGAAAAACACTTGAACAGCATTTACAACAAGATGAAGTTCAAGCAGAAATCATTCCGTGAAATCATGGACGTATACGCGTTTCGTATCATTACTGACAACGAAGACGATTGTTATCGAATCCTGGGTGCCGTGCACAGCTTGTATAAGCCCATGCCCGGGCGTTTCAAAGACTATATCGCCATGCCCAAGGTTAACGGCTATCAGTCGCTGCACACCACCTTGTTTGGTATGCACGTGAATATCGAAGTTCAGATTCGCACCGAAGAAATGGAGAACATTGCCAACAACGGTATTGCCGCTCATTGGCTGTACAAGAATGAGCCGTCTAACGGCACTAGCGTAAACCAGGCCCGGGTAGACCGCTGGGTGAAAGGCCTGATGGAAATGCGCGAGCGCGCTGATGATTCGCTAGAGTTTATTGAAAGCGTTAAAGAAGACCTGTTTCCTGACGAAATTTACGTGTTTACGCCGCGCGGAAAAATCATGGAACTGCCCGGCGGTGCCACGCCGGTGGATTTTGCCTATGCCATCCATACCGATATTGGCAACGCCACTGTGGCTTGCCGTATCAACCGTAACCTGGGCTCGCTAAGCCAGCCTCTGCAAAGCGGGCAAACGGTGGAAATCATTACCGCGCCCGGCGCCAGGCCAAATTCGGCTTGGCTCAACTTTGTGGTAACCGGCAAGGCTCGTGGCAGTATTCGTCATGTGGTTAAAAGCGATAAGCATGCCGAGTCTTTGGAACTGGGGCATACGCTGCTTAAGCGTTCTCTGAAGGGCTTTAATACGCGTCTGGGTGACATTACAGAGGCTCAGAAACAGCGGGTTGTGGCTCACAATCAGGTTAACAGCTTCGAGGATCTGATTAGCGAAATTGGCCTGGGCAACCGCATGGCGTTTCTGGTGGCACGCCAGTTGGTGGTGGGCGCGCCCGAAGCAGAGGGTGATGCCCCAGCGGCTAGCGCGATTGAAGAGAGTGGGCGTCAGGGCCCGGTAACCATTTGCGGCTCAGACGGCCTGCTGCTGAAATTTGCCAGTTGCTGCAAACCCATTCCCGGTGACCCGATTGTGGGCATCATGGATTCGGGTAATGGCATGTTGATTCACTCGGATACCTGCTCACATCTGCCAGACGACGAGCAGGGCAGGGCCATGCTGACTGATCTGAAATGGGCGAAGGATATTACCGATCAGTTTTCAGTAGAGTTGCGGGTGGAAATGGAGCGGCAGCGTGGCATTATTGCGGAGATGGCCAATGCAGTAGCAATGGCCGACGGCAATATTGAGCGCATTAACGTGGAAGATCAAAATGCCCGTTTTGGCGTTGTCAGCCTGGTGGTACACGTGACCGGCCGACACCATCTGGCGCGGGTAATGCGACGGGTACGCAATATTCGGGCGGTTACCCACATCAGCCGGGTTCGCTACTAA
- a CDS encoding Rid family detoxifying hydrolase — protein MTNKSIIETENAPQAIGPYSQAVKAGDTVYISGQIPLVPETMELIQGDFAANTRQVFDNLKAVCVASGGSLQDIVKLNIYMIDLANFAVVNEIMATYFQKPYPARAAMAVAALPKDVPIEMEAVMVLT, from the coding sequence ATGACCAACAAATCGATTATTGAAACCGAAAATGCACCGCAAGCAATCGGGCCTTATTCTCAGGCTGTAAAGGCTGGTGACACCGTGTACATTTCTGGTCAGATTCCGCTGGTGCCAGAAACCATGGAACTGATACAGGGCGATTTTGCGGCAAACACCCGTCAGGTATTCGACAACCTGAAGGCGGTTTGTGTGGCATCCGGTGGCTCATTGCAGGACATTGTCAAGCTGAACATTTATATGATCGATCTGGCTAATTTTGCGGTTGTGAACGAAATCATGGCCACCTACTTTCAAAAGCCTTACCCGGCTCGCGCAGCGATGGCCGTTGCTGCGCTGCCAAAAGACGTACCCATCGAAATGGAAGCGGTGATGGTGTTGACCTAA
- the rpoZ gene encoding DNA-directed RNA polymerase subunit omega: MARVTVEDCLEHVDNRFQLVMLATKRARQIATKGAEPMVPPENDKPTVIALREIAAGLVSRSLLTEDLDE, encoded by the coding sequence ATGGCACGAGTTACCGTTGAAGATTGTCTTGAACACGTTGATAACCGCTTTCAGCTGGTGATGCTGGCTACCAAGCGCGCGCGCCAGATTGCCACCAAAGGTGCAGAGCCAATGGTTCCGCCAGAAAACGACAAGCCGACTGTTATCGCGCTGCGTGAAATCGCTGCGGGTTTGGTCAGCCGTTCGTTACTGACCGAAGACTTAGACGAGTAG
- the rpoD gene encoding RNA polymerase sigma factor RpoD, with protein sequence MSGNSQKSRLKDLIARGKEQGYLTYAEVNDHLPEDIADPDQVEDIIRMINDMGIQVTEVAPDADTLIMTDGDSTADEAATAEAAAALAAVESDAGRTTDPVRMYMREMGTVELLTREGEIVIAKRIEEGIRDVMAAVAHFPGTTGTVIQGYDRIVENEGRLSDIVAGFLDPDDAEPFMPEEPAPAVPASAEESDSDDDADDAEEEETESGPDPEETRLRFDLLKEKLAVANELLEQHGRSDKRTQKALNELGAVFAPFKLGNKAFDGLVNVVRSTNDMIRQNERTIMRICIRESKMDRKEFIKSFPGNEINLDWAEKIARSKKPYASAISERLDEIVRLQKRIKNVQLEVDLDVVDIKEINRRVSIGEAKARRAKKEMVEANLRLVISIAKKYTNRGLQFLDLIQEGNIGLMKAVDKFEYRRGYKFSTYATWWIRQAITRSIADQARTIRIPVHMIETINKLNRISRQMLQEMGREPTPEELGERMEMPEDKIRKVLKIAKEPISMETPIGDDEDSHLGDFIEDIQALSPVDSATAEGLREATRSVLAGLTARESKVLRMRFGIEMNTDHTLEEVGKQFDVTRERIRQIEAKALRKLRHPSRSDHLRGFIDDQGNT encoded by the coding sequence ATGTCGGGCAATTCGCAAAAATCACGTTTAAAAGACCTCATCGCGCGAGGCAAGGAACAAGGTTACCTGACTTACGCCGAGGTGAACGATCACCTTCCGGAAGACATCGCTGACCCGGATCAGGTCGAAGACATCATTCGCATGATCAACGACATGGGCATTCAGGTAACTGAAGTTGCACCAGACGCTGATACGTTGATTATGACTGATGGTGATTCAACCGCCGATGAAGCCGCAACTGCCGAAGCCGCAGCGGCTCTGGCTGCAGTAGAATCCGACGCTGGGCGCACCACCGACCCGGTTAGAATGTACATGCGCGAGATGGGTACCGTTGAACTGCTGACCCGCGAAGGCGAAATTGTTATCGCCAAGCGTATCGAAGAAGGCATTCGCGACGTGATGGCGGCGGTTGCACACTTTCCCGGCACCACCGGCACGGTCATCCAGGGCTACGATCGCATTGTCGAGAATGAAGGCCGGTTGAGCGATATTGTTGCCGGCTTTCTTGATCCGGACGACGCCGAACCGTTCATGCCAGAAGAGCCTGCCCCAGCGGTGCCTGCCAGCGCCGAAGAATCAGACAGCGACGACGATGCGGATGATGCCGAAGAAGAAGAAACTGAGAGCGGCCCAGATCCCGAAGAGACCCGTCTGCGCTTTGACCTGCTAAAAGAAAAACTGGCCGTCGCCAATGAGCTGTTAGAACAGCATGGCCGCAGCGACAAACGTACCCAGAAAGCCCTGAACGAGCTGGGCGCGGTGTTTGCCCCGTTTAAACTAGGTAACAAAGCGTTTGATGGACTCGTGAACGTTGTTCGTTCCACCAACGACATGATCCGTCAGAATGAGCGCACCATCATGCGCATCTGTATTCGCGAAAGTAAAATGGATCGTAAAGAATTCATCAAATCGTTTCCCGGCAACGAGATCAACTTAGACTGGGCTGAAAAAATTGCTCGCAGCAAAAAGCCCTATGCTTCTGCGATTTCCGAGCGCCTGGACGAAATCGTGCGCTTGCAAAAGCGCATCAAAAACGTTCAGTTGGAAGTAGATTTAGACGTTGTCGACATCAAGGAAATCAATCGCCGCGTATCCATTGGTGAGGCCAAGGCCCGCCGCGCCAAGAAAGAGATGGTAGAGGCGAACCTGCGCTTGGTGATTTCCATTGCCAAAAAATACACTAATCGCGGCCTTCAGTTTCTCGACCTGATTCAGGAAGGCAACATTGGCCTGATGAAAGCCGTTGACAAGTTTGAATATCGTCGTGGCTACAAGTTCTCAACCTACGCTACCTGGTGGATTCGTCAGGCCATTACCCGCTCCATCGCGGATCAGGCTCGCACCATCCGTATTCCGGTGCACATGATTGAGACCATCAATAAGCTGAACCGCATTTCGCGCCAGATGTTGCAGGAAATGGGCCGCGAGCCCACGCCGGAAGAACTGGGCGAGCGGATGGAAATGCCGGAAGATAAGATTCGCAAAGTGCTGAAAATTGCCAAAGAGCCTATCTCTATGGAAACCCCGATTGGCGACGACGAAGACAGCCATCTGGGCGATTTCATTGAAGACATCCAAGCCTTGTCGCCGGTAGATTCCGCCACCGCCGAAGGCCTGCGCGAAGCCACTCGCTCGGTATTGGCCGGCTTAACCGCCCGCGAATCAAAAGTACTGCGCATGCGCTTTGGTATCGAAATGAACACCGACCACACGCTGGAAGAAGTTGGTAAACAATTTGATGTTACCCGCGAGCGGATTCGTCAAATTGAAGCCAAAGCCCTGCGTAAACTGCGTCATCCATCGCGTTCAGACCATTTGCGCGGCTTTATCGACGATCAAGGCAACACTTAA
- a CDS encoding HDOD domain-containing protein — protein MEVPATVRQALGECATSIALRDVDKADPDQLLRMVLLSDGCHKLQVIYRSCDLLDLEALNTHLRHSYTLLPAAEQQRLCSRLGLSELSELPALPALTGWRTVIDSAVDAGSAVALMLQNPHLAMVMPAHDFMDLCGEAGRLNCAVAVAPLVEAIADHGNDREQVHFAIKRFSSLRIRQRLEDTLELPPLPETARRIIRLRTDPNSVMADLVDIVESDPSLAAQVISWASSSFYAAPSRVNSVHDAISRVLGFDMVMNLAMGLSLGRVLRPPTLGIRGYEDYWQQAAWLANGAGLLASLIAGAGRPVFGLAYLAGLLHNFGTLVLAHVFPPHFSLLCRAQEVNPGLDSSIVERHLLGITGGQIAAQLMENWSMPEEVTSAVRQYKDPAAASEHQVYSQVLWLARQLLIERGIGLGVVKPITPGIYRQLGLDPKRVHERFDRLVTNRDSVLEMASMLTPR, from the coding sequence ATGGAAGTTCCGGCTACGGTTCGCCAGGCTCTTGGTGAATGCGCAACCAGCATTGCATTGCGGGACGTCGATAAAGCCGACCCGGATCAACTGCTGCGAATGGTGTTGCTGAGCGACGGCTGCCATAAGCTTCAGGTAATCTACCGCAGTTGTGACTTGCTGGACCTTGAAGCGCTGAATACACATTTGCGCCATAGTTACACACTGCTACCTGCTGCCGAACAGCAAAGGCTGTGTAGCCGGCTGGGGCTGTCTGAACTGTCTGAGCTGCCTGCGCTGCCGGCTCTGACTGGTTGGCGTACGGTTATCGATTCGGCGGTAGATGCGGGCTCTGCAGTGGCCCTGATGTTGCAAAATCCTCACTTGGCCATGGTTATGCCCGCACATGATTTTATGGATCTGTGCGGCGAGGCCGGTCGCCTGAACTGCGCAGTTGCTGTAGCACCCCTGGTCGAGGCTATTGCAGACCACGGGAATGATCGCGAGCAGGTTCATTTTGCCATCAAGCGCTTTTCCAGTTTGCGGATACGCCAACGCCTGGAAGACACGCTGGAGCTACCGCCGCTTCCGGAAACGGCCCGCCGTATTATTCGCCTGCGCACAGATCCCAATTCTGTAATGGCTGATCTGGTAGACATCGTGGAGAGCGATCCCAGCCTTGCAGCGCAAGTCATCAGCTGGGCATCGTCGTCGTTTTACGCGGCTCCCAGCCGGGTAAACTCGGTGCACGATGCCATATCCCGTGTGTTGGGATTTGATATGGTGATGAACTTGGCAATGGGGCTATCGCTGGGCCGGGTGCTGCGTCCGCCGACACTGGGCATTCGCGGCTACGAGGATTACTGGCAGCAGGCCGCTTGGCTGGCTAACGGTGCCGGGCTGCTTGCCAGCCTGATAGCCGGCGCCGGGCGCCCTGTTTTCGGTTTGGCTTATCTGGCTGGCTTGCTGCACAATTTCGGCACTCTGGTGCTGGCTCATGTGTTCCCGCCCCATTTCAGTCTGCTGTGTCGCGCGCAGGAGGTAAATCCGGGCCTGGACTCGTCCATCGTCGAGCGCCACTTGCTGGGTATTACTGGCGGGCAGATTGCAGCACAACTGATGGAAAACTGGAGCATGCCGGAGGAGGTAACCAGTGCCGTTCGTCAGTATAAAGACCCTGCTGCTGCGAGCGAGCATCAAGTTTATAGTCAGGTACTCTGGCTGGCACGGCAGCTGTTGATTGAACGCGGAATAGGGTTGGGAGTGGTTAAGCCCATCACCCCCGGAATTTACCGACAGCTAGGGCTGGATCCGAAGCGGGTGCACGAGCGTTTCGACCGGCTGGTTACTAATCGCGATAGTGTGCTGGAGATGGCCAGTATGTTAACGCCCCGCTAG
- the recG gene encoding ATP-dependent DNA helicase RecG: protein MMALDDIPVTQLKGVGNALAEKLGKLGIASLQDLLFHLPHRYEDRTRITAMGSLRIGDVAVVEGEVMKTDIVMGRRRSLQVTLKDHSGFVSLRFFHFNAAQKNQFADGTQVRCFGEVRAGRSGYELYHPEYQTHPTPMADEGSATLTPVYPLTEGIQQPRVRALCQQAVAYLKRYPIYDWLPPWVLVDYQLPTITAAVELVHSPPASASVAQLLEGRHPAQERLVMEELLAHQLSLLQVREQIQTRQALPLLPQGDLSERFLESLPFRLTGAQRQVLQEIRQDLTQPLPMLRLVQGDVGSGKTVVAALAALQAISAGTQVALMAPTEILAEQHYQNFCAWLAPLGIQLTWLTGKVKGKARAQAMAALSSGAAGIAIGTHALFQNDVAFDRLALVIIDEQHRFGVHQRLALREKGAAGALAPHQLIMTATPIPRTLAMSAYADLDTSVIDELPPGRKPIETIVVPDGRRDDVVERVRNACQAGRQAYWVCTLIEESEVLQCQAAEVSATELAERLPNLRIGLVHGRLKSQEKAEVMAQFKSGALDLLVATTVIEVGVDVPNASLIIIENPERLGLAQLHQLRGRVGRGEQASYCVLMYHPPLSLNSKARLQALRDSQDGFVIAEKDLELRGPGEVLGTRQTGMMQFRLADFERDQHWIEVVREIAPRLMGNKVAVQGLVRRWLGEKTRYGEV, encoded by the coding sequence ATGATGGCACTGGACGATATACCGGTCACTCAGCTTAAGGGCGTTGGCAACGCACTTGCAGAAAAGCTGGGCAAGCTGGGTATCGCCTCGCTTCAGGATTTGCTGTTTCACTTGCCTCACCGCTATGAAGATCGCACCCGCATTACAGCCATGGGCAGCCTGCGCATTGGCGACGTGGCAGTGGTGGAAGGTGAGGTCATGAAAACCGACATTGTGATGGGCAGGCGCCGCAGCTTGCAGGTCACTCTCAAAGACCACAGCGGCTTTGTCAGTCTGCGTTTTTTTCATTTTAACGCGGCCCAGAAGAACCAGTTTGCCGACGGCACCCAGGTGCGCTGTTTTGGCGAAGTGCGGGCGGGCCGTTCCGGCTACGAACTGTACCACCCCGAATATCAGACCCATCCGACGCCTATGGCGGATGAAGGCAGTGCCACATTAACTCCGGTATACCCACTTACCGAGGGTATTCAGCAGCCTCGGGTGCGGGCTTTGTGCCAGCAGGCGGTAGCGTATTTGAAGCGTTATCCCATTTACGACTGGCTGCCGCCCTGGGTACTGGTGGACTATCAGTTACCGACTATCACTGCCGCAGTAGAACTGGTGCATTCACCACCGGCTAGTGCTTCGGTGGCGCAATTGCTGGAAGGACGCCATCCGGCCCAGGAGCGGTTGGTGATGGAAGAACTGCTGGCGCATCAGTTAAGTCTGTTGCAAGTGCGCGAACAGATTCAGACGCGCCAGGCGCTGCCGTTGCTGCCGCAGGGCGATTTAAGCGAGCGCTTTCTAGAGTCTTTGCCATTTCGCCTAACCGGCGCTCAACGCCAGGTGCTTCAGGAAATCCGCCAAGACCTCACCCAGCCACTACCGATGCTGCGTTTGGTACAAGGTGATGTTGGCTCTGGCAAAACCGTGGTCGCGGCGCTGGCGGCCTTGCAGGCCATTTCAGCGGGCACTCAAGTGGCGTTGATGGCACCCACTGAAATTCTGGCGGAACAGCACTACCAAAATTTTTGCGCCTGGCTTGCGCCGCTGGGCATCCAACTCACCTGGCTGACGGGCAAAGTGAAAGGCAAGGCGCGCGCGCAAGCCATGGCGGCGCTTTCAAGTGGTGCCGCTGGCATTGCTATTGGCACCCACGCGCTGTTTCAGAACGACGTGGCATTCGACCGTTTGGCTTTGGTGATTATTGACGAGCAGCACCGCTTTGGCGTGCATCAACGTCTGGCATTGCGGGAAAAAGGCGCCGCCGGCGCGCTGGCGCCCCATCAGTTGATTATGACGGCCACGCCCATTCCGCGTACGTTGGCTATGAGCGCCTACGCCGACCTGGACACATCGGTCATTGACGAACTGCCTCCAGGGCGCAAACCCATCGAAACGATTGTTGTGCCCGACGGGCGCCGTGACGATGTGGTAGAGCGAGTACGCAATGCCTGTCAGGCCGGGCGGCAGGCATATTGGGTGTGCACACTGATTGAAGAATCTGAGGTGTTACAGTGTCAGGCGGCAGAAGTAAGTGCGACTGAACTCGCCGAACGCTTGCCAAACCTGCGCATCGGACTGGTTCATGGGCGATTAAAAAGTCAAGAAAAAGCGGAAGTTATGGCACAATTCAAGAGCGGTGCGTTAGACCTTCTAGTGGCCACCACCGTAATAGAGGTGGGAGTGGATGTGCCCAACGCGTCGCTGATCATTATTGAAAATCCTGAACGCCTGGGTCTGGCCCAGTTGCATCAGTTGCGGGGCCGTGTAGGGCGTGGCGAACAGGCCAGTTACTGCGTGCTGATGTACCATCCACCGTTATCGCTCAACAGTAAAGCGCGGCTGCAGGCCCTGCGCGACAGCCAAGACGGTTTTGTGATTGCGGAAAAAGACCTTGAACTTCGTGGTCCCGGTGAGGTTCTGGGTACTCGCCAGACCGGCATGATGCAGTTCAGGCTGGCTGATTTCGAGCGCGATCAGCACTGGATTGAAGTGGTTCGTGAAATAGCTCCGCGACTTATGGGCAATAAAGTCGCGGTGCAGGGGCTGGTGCGGCGCTGGTTGGGTGAAAAAACCCGCTACGGTGAAGTCTAA
- a CDS encoding LysR substrate-binding domain-containing protein, whose protein sequence is MTLTELRYVVTLARERHFGRAAERCHVSQPTLSVAVRKLEEELGIPLFERSKSNIRVTESGLRIVEQAQRVLDQVGVIKDMAQDGKNQLSSPLKVGAIYTIGPYLFPHLLPELRRAAPDMSLYIEENYTASLRQKLRHSELDAIIVALPFEEAEVVTLPLYDEPFVVLLPADHPLTACDEITAEQLAQEQLLLLGPGHCFRDQVLESFPLLVATVTRRREGNGPTLVTEGSSLETIRHMVASGLGVTVLPLSAATGMRYHEGVLAVRPFAAPVPFRTVALAWRVTFPRPKAIDVLSLAASQCRVVAKASAAKPAAAKG, encoded by the coding sequence ATGACTCTTACCGAGTTACGATACGTTGTTACGCTTGCCCGTGAAAGGCATTTTGGCCGCGCCGCGGAGCGCTGTCACGTTAGTCAGCCCACCCTTAGTGTGGCGGTACGAAAGCTTGAAGAAGAGTTGGGTATCCCATTGTTTGAGCGTAGTAAAAGCAATATTCGGGTCACCGAAAGCGGGCTGCGCATTGTTGAGCAGGCGCAGCGGGTGCTGGACCAGGTGGGTGTGATTAAAGACATGGCCCAGGATGGCAAAAACCAGCTTAGCTCTCCGCTAAAGGTCGGAGCCATTTACACCATAGGTCCCTACCTATTTCCGCATTTACTGCCGGAGTTGCGGCGAGCAGCGCCAGATATGTCGTTGTATATAGAAGAAAACTACACCGCGAGTCTGCGCCAGAAACTACGCCATTCAGAATTGGACGCTATTATTGTGGCGCTGCCGTTCGAGGAAGCCGAAGTGGTTACCCTGCCGCTTTATGACGAGCCCTTTGTGGTGCTACTGCCGGCAGATCATCCGCTGACCGCCTGCGATGAAATTACCGCGGAGCAGTTGGCGCAAGAGCAGCTTCTGCTGTTGGGGCCGGGGCACTGCTTTCGCGACCAAGTGCTGGAGTCCTTCCCGCTTTTGGTTGCAACCGTTACCCGGCGCAGGGAAGGCAATGGCCCCACGCTGGTGACCGAAGGCAGCTCGCTGGAAACCATTCGCCATATGGTAGCCTCGGGCCTGGGTGTGACCGTTTTGCCGCTGTCAGCGGCAACCGGTATGCGCTATCACGAAGGTGTGCTTGCGGTTCGGCCATTTGCTGCCCCCGTGCCATTTCGGACCGTAGCTCTGGCTTGGAGGGTGACTTTCCCGCGGCCCAAAGCGATTGACGTGCTGTCGCTGGCGGCGAGCCAGTGCCGGGTTGTGGCAAAGGCCAGTGCCGCTAAACCAGCAGCGGCTAAGGGCTAG